A region from the Wansuia hejianensis genome encodes:
- a CDS encoding sugar ABC transporter ATP-binding protein gives MENQVLLQIQHVSKSFGLTRALRDVSFDVRKGEVRGFIGENGSGKSTLSNIIAGVYEKDKGKIILDGKEWKAATVVEAEEQGIALIVQEIGTIEEISVASNIFLGNERRFGSRGIINYRKMNQEAKKALELIGASDISPEKPIGEYNLEERKIIEIAKAIYTHPKLLIVDETANALSSHGREILYSVIRDVRNYGGTVLFITHDLEELVRVCDSVTILRDGVYIDTCYGNEMIINELKVKMVGREMSGHYYRTEEEGSMGEKVVMSVKNVFTSALKDVSLELHEGEILGLGGLSDCGMHELGRLLFGLDQPYSGTLTCNGRTERLKNPVQAIRRNIGYVSKNRDSEAIILRDSVRNNICLCSLDKISKFGFAAPKTENSFVDRWIERLKVKVNNRSEYVASLSGGNKQKVVLAKWLGRGSNILIFDCPTRGIDIGVKEAIYTLMSELKAQGHAILLISEELPELIGMSDRILIMKDGRIVCEKMRSPEITEPLLIKEMI, from the coding sequence GTGGAGAATCAGGTATTATTACAAATTCAGCATGTATCGAAAAGCTTTGGACTGACCCGCGCCCTGAGAGACGTCTCCTTTGATGTGCGAAAGGGAGAGGTACGGGGGTTCATCGGAGAAAATGGTTCGGGAAAAAGTACGCTGTCCAATATTATTGCCGGGGTGTATGAGAAGGATAAAGGAAAAATCATTCTGGACGGGAAAGAATGGAAGGCGGCGACGGTCGTGGAAGCGGAAGAGCAGGGAATCGCTTTAATTGTACAGGAAATAGGAACAATTGAAGAAATTTCTGTGGCCTCCAATATTTTTCTGGGCAATGAAAGGCGTTTTGGAAGCAGGGGAATTATCAATTACCGAAAGATGAACCAGGAGGCGAAAAAAGCGCTGGAGCTCATCGGCGCTTCCGACATTTCTCCGGAAAAACCAATCGGGGAATATAATCTGGAGGAACGCAAAATTATAGAGATCGCGAAGGCCATTTATACACATCCCAAGCTGTTAATTGTGGATGAAACAGCAAACGCGCTGTCCTCTCATGGGCGTGAAATTCTTTATTCGGTCATTCGGGACGTCAGGAATTACGGCGGGACGGTACTGTTCATCACTCATGATCTGGAAGAACTGGTCAGAGTCTGTGACAGCGTAACAATTCTGCGTGACGGTGTATATATTGATACCTGTTACGGAAATGAAATGATAATCAATGAGCTGAAGGTTAAAATGGTAGGGCGTGAAATGAGCGGGCATTATTACCGGACGGAGGAAGAGGGCTCCATGGGTGAGAAAGTAGTAATGAGCGTAAAGAACGTATTTACCAGCGCGTTGAAGGATGTCAGTCTGGAGCTTCACGAAGGTGAAATCCTGGGCCTGGGAGGACTGTCAGACTGCGGCATGCATGAACTGGGCCGTCTGCTGTTCGGGCTGGATCAGCCCTATTCCGGAACGCTGACCTGCAACGGAAGGACGGAACGGCTGAAAAATCCTGTACAGGCCATTCGGCGCAACATCGGTTATGTATCTAAAAACCGTGATTCGGAAGCGATTATCCTGCGGGACAGTGTGAGAAACAATATCTGTCTGTGCAGCCTGGATAAAATCTCGAAATTTGGATTTGCCGCGCCAAAGACGGAAAACAGTTTTGTGGATAGGTGGATTGAAAGGCTGAAGGTGAAGGTAAATAACCGGTCGGAATATGTGGCCTCTCTGAGCGGTGGAAACAAGCAGAAGGTGGTTCTTGCAAAATGGCTGGGGCGTGGTTCTAATATCCTGATTTTTGACTGTCCCACCCGCGGCATAGATATCGGGGTCAAAGAAGCTATTTATACGCTGATGAGCGAATTGAAAGCTCAGGGTCACGCGATACTTCTGATATCTGAGGAGCTGCCGGAGCTGATCGGCATGTCTGACCGGATTCTGATCATGAAGGACGGCAGGATTGTCTGCGAAAAAATGCGAAGCCCTGAAATTACAGAGCCTTTGTTGATTAAGGAAATGATCTGA
- a CDS encoding FGGY-family carbohydrate kinase: MNKYILAVDQSTQGTKGLIFDRKGRLLARADRPHRQIVNEKGWVEHDPEEILKNTVVVCREVIEKTGIDADEIEALGISNQRETSLAWNRETGEPIYNAIVWQCARAGEICEAHRKEAEDIRKKTGIHLSPYFPASKLQWLMRNVPEVEKLAKKGKLAMGTIDSWLVYRLSCERNFKTDYSNASRTQLFHIGDLCWDQELLRSFEIPEQALAEVSMSDSCFGTTDLNGVLRKKIPILGVLGDSHGALFGQNCRSRGQLKATYGTGSSVMMNLGERPVYSDSGIVTSLAWGKNHKVEYVLEGNLNYTGAVISWLMNDVGLITRPEEAEAFARGANLNDRTYFVPAFTGLGAPYWDSGATGLLTGITRTTGKNEIVKACLESIAYQITDLVCLMRRESGYDIREMKADGGPTVNAYLMQFQSDMARADVRIPGLQELSGMGAAYLAGISSGLYDEKQIFEHVSYSTYHPALAGDKASTLYQGWQQAVGQVLAHGNCK, translated from the coding sequence ATGAATAAGTACATATTAGCGGTGGATCAGAGCACGCAGGGCACCAAAGGACTGATATTTGATCGGAAGGGCAGGCTTCTTGCCCGGGCGGATCGCCCGCACAGGCAGATTGTCAACGAGAAAGGGTGGGTAGAGCACGATCCGGAAGAAATTTTGAAAAATACGGTCGTCGTTTGCCGGGAAGTTATTGAAAAAACGGGAATTGACGCGGATGAAATTGAAGCTCTGGGCATTTCAAATCAGAGAGAGACGTCGCTGGCATGGAACAGAGAAACGGGCGAACCCATATATAACGCGATTGTCTGGCAGTGTGCCAGAGCCGGGGAGATCTGTGAAGCCCACAGAAAGGAAGCGGAAGATATACGGAAAAAAACCGGGATTCATTTATCGCCCTATTTTCCTGCTTCAAAGCTCCAGTGGCTGATGCGGAACGTGCCGGAAGTCGAAAAACTGGCAAAAAAGGGAAAGCTGGCGATGGGGACGATAGACAGCTGGCTGGTATACCGTTTATCCTGCGAGAGGAATTTCAAAACAGACTATTCCAACGCGTCCCGGACCCAGTTGTTTCACATTGGAGATCTGTGCTGGGATCAGGAGCTGCTGCGCAGTTTTGAAATACCGGAGCAGGCTCTGGCAGAGGTTTCTATGTCAGATTCCTGTTTTGGAACGACAGATCTCAATGGAGTGCTGAGAAAAAAGATACCGATTTTAGGAGTGCTGGGAGACAGTCATGGAGCGCTGTTTGGACAAAACTGCCGGAGCAGAGGGCAGCTGAAGGCGACTTACGGAACGGGTTCATCGGTAATGATGAACCTGGGAGAACGGCCGGTATACAGTGATTCGGGAATTGTAACCAGCCTGGCATGGGGGAAAAATCACAAGGTAGAGTATGTTCTGGAGGGTAATCTGAATTATACAGGAGCTGTGATCAGCTGGCTCATGAATGATGTCGGACTGATCACCCGGCCGGAGGAGGCGGAAGCCTTCGCGCGCGGCGCGAATCTGAATGATAGAACTTATTTTGTGCCTGCATTTACAGGGCTGGGCGCCCCTTATTGGGATTCCGGGGCCACAGGCCTTCTGACAGGGATTACCAGGACTACAGGAAAAAATGAAATAGTGAAGGCCTGTCTGGAGAGCATAGCTTATCAGATTACAGATCTGGTCTGTCTGATGAGGCGGGAATCCGGGTATGATATCCGGGAAATGAAGGCGGATGGCGGTCCTACAGTAAACGCTTACCTCATGCAGTTCCAGAGCGATATGGCCCGCGCCGATGTGAGAATACCGGGCCTGCAGGAGCTGTCGGGCATGGGGGCTGCTTATCTGGCAGGCATCTCTTCCGGGCTCTATGATGAGAAACAGATTTTTGAGCATGTTTCCTACAGCACGTATCATCCGGCGCTGGCTGGTGATAAAGCTTCAACGCTTTATCAGGGGTGGCAGCAGGCGGTAGGGCAGGTGTTAGCCCACGGAAATTGTAAATAA
- a CDS encoding transketolase family protein, with protein MTKTANKQVICKVLLDAGKKDENVMALCSDSRGSASFTEFARELPGQFIETGIAEQNLVSICAGLANCGKKPYAVSPACFLSTRSYEQCKIDVAYSDTNVKLIGISGGVSYGALGMSHHSAQDIAAMAAVPNMRVYLPSDRLQTECLMKALLRDEKPAYIRVGRNAVEDVYEEGCVPFEMDKATVVAPGTDIAIIACGEMVKPAADAAILLRGKGISAAVLDMYCIKPLDKEGIIKTAEHAKAVVTVEEHAPFGGLGSMVSQVISENCPKRVRNLSLPDAPVITGTSGEVFDYYGLNAENIAKVAEELLKDE; from the coding sequence GTGACTAAGACGGCTAATAAACAGGTGATCTGCAAGGTACTGCTGGACGCGGGAAAGAAGGATGAGAACGTTATGGCCCTGTGCAGCGATTCCAGGGGAAGCGCATCGTTTACGGAATTTGCCAGGGAGCTTCCGGGACAGTTTATTGAGACGGGGATTGCCGAACAAAATCTGGTGAGTATTTGTGCGGGTCTGGCAAACTGTGGGAAAAAGCCCTATGCCGTGTCCCCTGCCTGTTTTCTTTCGACGAGAAGCTATGAACAGTGCAAAATCGATGTGGCGTACTCAGATACCAATGTAAAACTGATCGGGATCAGCGGCGGCGTCAGCTACGGGGCTTTGGGAATGAGTCATCATTCGGCTCAGGATATTGCGGCAATGGCTGCGGTGCCTAATATGCGGGTTTATCTTCCGAGCGACAGGCTGCAGACGGAATGTCTTATGAAGGCTCTCCTGAGGGATGAGAAGCCGGCTTATATCCGGGTCGGGCGAAATGCAGTGGAAGATGTGTATGAAGAGGGATGCGTACCTTTTGAAATGGATAAAGCCACTGTCGTTGCTCCGGGGACAGATATAGCGATTATTGCGTGCGGAGAAATGGTAAAGCCTGCGGCAGATGCGGCAATACTTCTGAGGGGAAAGGGAATTTCTGCTGCGGTTCTGGATATGTACTGCATAAAGCCTTTGGATAAGGAAGGGATCATAAAGACGGCAGAACACGCGAAAGCGGTGGTCACCGTAGAAGAGCACGCGCCGTTTGGAGGGCTTGGTTCCATGGTCAGCCAGGTAATCTCAGAAAACTGTCCGAAAAGGGTCAGAAACCTCTCACTGCCCGATGCTCCGGTTATTACTGGCACATCGGGGGAAGTTTTTGATTATTATGGTTTGAATGCCGAAAATATTGCAAAAGTTGCGGAAGAGCTGTTAAAAGATGAATAA
- a CDS encoding transketolase, whose amino-acid sequence MKNLKALAYKLREDVIDMIVEGKAGHIGGDMSVMEILTELYFDQMNIGPDNMEAPDRDRFILSKGHSVEAYYAVLAEKGFLDIKDVIARFSRFGSRYIGHPNNKLPGIEMNSGSLGHGLPVCVGMALAARTDGRNYRVYTVMGDGELAEGSVWEGAMAAGHYGLDNLCAVVDRNRLQISGNTEDVMGQEDLRERFRSFRWHVIDVADGNDIDQLKAAFEEAKRIKGRPTVLIANTVKGKGSPVMENKADWHHRVPSHEELKQIRKDLEERKEEALRD is encoded by the coding sequence ATGAAGAATTTAAAGGCGCTCGCTTATAAGCTGCGGGAAGATGTCATCGATATGATTGTGGAAGGAAAAGCCGGACATATCGGCGGAGACATGAGTGTTATGGAGATTCTTACAGAGCTTTACTTTGATCAGATGAACATCGGTCCGGACAACATGGAAGCTCCTGACCGTGACCGTTTCATTCTGAGCAAGGGCCATTCGGTGGAGGCCTATTACGCGGTGCTGGCTGAGAAGGGTTTCCTGGATATTAAAGACGTAATTGCCAGGTTCAGCAGATTTGGATCCCGGTATATCGGACATCCTAATAACAAATTGCCGGGGATTGAAATGAATTCAGGCTCGCTGGGGCATGGCCTTCCTGTCTGTGTGGGCATGGCTCTGGCAGCCAGGACGGATGGAAGAAACTACAGAGTATACACGGTTATGGGCGATGGCGAGCTGGCGGAGGGTTCTGTCTGGGAGGGAGCCATGGCGGCCGGACACTATGGGCTGGATAATCTGTGCGCGGTGGTGGACCGAAATCGTCTGCAGATTTCCGGAAATACGGAGGATGTGATGGGACAGGAGGACCTCCGGGAACGCTTCCGTTCTTTCAGATGGCATGTAATTGATGTGGCTGACGGAAATGATATTGATCAGCTGAAAGCGGCGTTTGAAGAGGCAAAGCGGATAAAAGGGCGGCCGACGGTGCTGATTGCCAATACAGTGAAGGGAAAGGGCTCTCCGGTCATGGAAAATAAGGCTGACTGGCATCATAGAGTTCCGTCGCATGAGGAATTAAAACAGATCAGAAAGGATCTGGAGGAGAGAAAGGAGGAGGCGCTTCGTGACTAA
- a CDS encoding L-fucose/L-arabinose isomerase family protein has protein sequence MSNVVLGYAPTRRSIFSASDALKYRSLIADRLRELTIDFVDIDDINPEGLLYDDRDVKKIAEKFKAAGVEGLFLPHCNFGTEYVCARLARELKVPVLLWGPLDERPDENGVRLRDTQCGLFATGKVLRRFQVPFTYMTNCRLNDPVFERGLRDFLAVCNVVKTFRRMRILQISTRPFDFWTTMCNEGELLEKFNIQLAPVPMTELVETVKAAKVEKTKAAGMVAYIRRNMKVKIEDREVENVAALAVAMEELVKKYGCQAAAIQCWNALQTELGIMPCAANAILNEKGIPVVCETDVHGAITALLVEAAGMGETRSFFADWTIRHPDIENGELLQHCGPWPLSVAKETPELTYPLAFDHPGSLTAEARHGEITLCRFDGDNGEYSMLLGNAKGVNGPRGMGTYLWIEVKNIKRLEAKIVEGPYIHHCVGIHKDVVPVLYEACKYIGVKPDFYDPIEEDVKAYLRGE, from the coding sequence ATGTCAAATGTGGTATTGGGCTATGCGCCGACAAGGAGAAGTATTTTCAGCGCGTCGGATGCCCTGAAATACAGAAGCCTGATTGCGGATCGTTTAAGAGAACTGACAATTGATTTTGTGGATATCGATGATATCAATCCGGAGGGGCTGCTCTATGACGACAGGGACGTAAAAAAAATTGCGGAGAAGTTCAAGGCGGCGGGAGTGGAGGGCCTTTTTCTGCCCCACTGCAATTTCGGCACGGAATATGTGTGCGCAAGACTGGCCAGAGAGCTGAAGGTTCCGGTGCTGCTCTGGGGGCCGCTGGATGAGAGGCCTGATGAAAACGGAGTACGTCTCAGAGATACCCAGTGCGGCCTCTTTGCTACCGGAAAAGTTCTCAGAAGATTTCAGGTTCCCTTTACATATATGACCAACTGCCGGTTAAACGATCCGGTATTCGAAAGGGGACTCAGGGATTTTCTGGCGGTGTGCAACGTGGTGAAAACGTTCCGCCGCATGCGAATTCTGCAGATTTCCACAAGGCCGTTTGATTTCTGGACAACCATGTGCAATGAAGGAGAACTTCTGGAAAAATTTAATATTCAGTTAGCTCCGGTTCCCATGACTGAACTGGTAGAAACGGTAAAAGCGGCAAAAGTGGAGAAAACTAAGGCTGCAGGCATGGTCGCCTATATCCGCAGGAACATGAAAGTGAAAATTGAGGACCGAGAAGTGGAAAATGTGGCCGCGTTAGCCGTTGCGATGGAAGAGCTGGTGAAAAAGTATGGCTGTCAGGCTGCGGCAATTCAGTGCTGGAATGCCCTGCAGACAGAACTGGGCATCATGCCCTGCGCGGCAAATGCCATTTTAAATGAAAAGGGCATTCCGGTAGTCTGTGAAACAGATGTCCATGGAGCGATTACAGCCCTTCTGGTGGAAGCGGCCGGAATGGGTGAGACAAGAAGCTTTTTTGCGGACTGGACGATCCGGCATCCGGATATCGAAAATGGCGAGCTGCTTCAGCATTGCGGGCCATGGCCCCTGTCGGTGGCAAAGGAGACACCGGAACTTACGTATCCGCTGGCTTTCGACCATCCGGGCAGCCTCACGGCGGAAGCGCGCCATGGAGAGATTACCCTCTGCAGGTTCGATGGGGACAACGGGGAATATTCTATGCTTTTGGGAAATGCAAAAGGTGTAAACGGCCCCAGGGGAATGGGCACCTATCTCTGGATAGAGGTGAAAAATATTAAGCGTCTGGAAGCCAAAATCGTGGAAGGGCCGTACATTCATCACTGCGTGGGAATTCACAAGGATGTTGTTCCTGTTTTATATGAAGCATGCAAATACATCGGTGTGAAGCCGGATTTTTATGATCCGATTGAAGAAGATGTTAAGGCGTATTTAAGAGGGGAATGA
- a CDS encoding LacI family DNA-binding transcriptional regulator, giving the protein MTITAKELAEKLGVSRSTISMVYNNKKGISEETRTMVLQAAQKYGYSHVQRKRVYEYPSAIQYIIFSKHGNVVSDTAFFASLLQGIDAESKRLGYMLHVSYFYGQENFEDQMSAILNRHPTGLILLATEMDPEDLIPFKQTGLPLVILDSYVDADRSDCITINNVQSAYNATSHLIHRGHTYIGHLSSKITIKNFEERSDGFQASIQKHSSNGELRSVVVNVGSTSETAYADMRAYLDTAPELPTAFFADNDIIASACMKALKEYGYKIPEQISIIGFDDMPFCDMIDPPLTSMHVPKQMFGQRAVTMLDQQIHGNTSDHIKMEVSTTLIERKSVARR; this is encoded by the coding sequence ATGACTATTACAGCAAAAGAGCTGGCAGAAAAACTGGGGGTTTCACGTTCTACCATCTCCATGGTCTACAATAATAAAAAAGGAATCAGCGAGGAAACCCGGACTATGGTGCTTCAGGCGGCACAAAAATATGGATATTCGCACGTTCAAAGAAAACGGGTGTACGAATATCCATCTGCCATTCAGTATATTATTTTTTCCAAGCACGGCAACGTGGTGAGTGATACTGCTTTTTTCGCCAGCCTGCTGCAGGGCATTGACGCCGAAAGCAAGCGGCTGGGCTATATGCTTCATGTGTCTTATTTTTATGGGCAGGAAAATTTTGAGGACCAGATGTCGGCGATCTTAAACCGCCATCCCACCGGTTTGATCCTGCTCGCCACAGAAATGGACCCCGAAGACCTGATCCCCTTTAAGCAGACCGGCCTCCCCCTCGTCATTCTGGACAGCTATGTGGACGCCGACCGCTCCGACTGCATAACCATCAACAACGTGCAGAGCGCTTACAACGCCACCTCCCATCTGATCCACAGAGGACATACCTATATCGGTCACCTGTCCAGCAAGATCACAATAAAAAATTTTGAAGAGCGTTCCGACGGCTTTCAGGCCTCCATCCAGAAGCACTCCAGTAACGGAGAGCTGCGTTCCGTCGTTGTAAATGTCGGCTCCACCAGCGAGACCGCCTACGCTGATATGCGCGCCTATCTGGACACCGCGCCGGAGCTTCCTACCGCTTTCTTCGCCGATAACGACATCATCGCCTCCGCCTGCATGAAAGCCTTAAAAGAATATGGGTACAAAATCCCAGAGCAGATTTCTATCATCGGCTTTGATGACATGCCCTTCTGCGACATGATCGATCCTCCCCTGACTTCCATGCATGTTCCAAAGCAGATGTTCGGCCAGCGCGCAGTCACCATGCTGGATCAGCAGATTCATGGAAATACATCGGATCATATAAAAATGGAAGTTTCCACAACGCTGATTGAACGGAAAAGTGTGGCGAGACGCTGA
- a CDS encoding IS66 family transposase, which translates to MWVYCSDELESKPVILCEYQKTRKKKHAQEFVKDFSGTCVANGYQVYNSFADEREELTIAGCWSHAGEDLLMW; encoded by the coding sequence ATGTGGGTTTATTGTTCCGATGAACTGGAGTCCAAACCAGTCATCCTTTGCGAATACCAGAAGACCCGGAAAAAGAAACATGCCCAAGAGTTTGTGAAAGACTTTAGCGGGACTTGTGTGGCGAATGGTTACCAGGTATACAATTCTTTTGCAGATGAACGGGAGGAACTGACAATAGCCGGATGCTGGTCGCATGCCGGCGAGGATTTGCTGATGTGGTAA
- the tnpB gene encoding IS66 family insertion sequence element accessory protein TnpB: MLSEINDFQVIYIHCGKCDLCRGIDGLATLVKEEVHLDLFKKMSCFSFCGCHTDRFKGLAWRGMDSVCF; the protein is encoded by the coding sequence GTGTTATCTGAGATTAACGACTTTCAGGTCATCTATATCCACTGCGGAAAATGTGATCTCTGCAGGGGGATTGATGGTCTGGCGACTTTAGTAAAGGAAGAGGTCCATCTAGATCTTTTTAAAAAGATGTCGTGTTTCTCTTTTTGCGGATGCCACACCGATCGGTTCAAAGGCTTGGCTTGGAGGGGGATGGATTCTGTATGCTTTTAA
- the lysS gene encoding lysine--tRNA ligase: MAEQQKQQKQAQEQDINQLLKVRREKLKELQDSGNDPFQITKYDVTCHSQDIKDHFDTMEDQEVSVAGRMMSKRVMGKASFCNVQDLKGSIQCYVARDNVGEEPYKGFKKLDIGDIIGIKGTVFKTKTGEISIHVTSVVLLSKSLQILPEKFHGLTNTDLRYRQRYVDLIMNTEVKDTFIKRSRIISSIRKYLDGQGFMEVETPMLVSNAGGAAARPFETHFNALDEDFKLRISLELYLKRLIVGGMERVYEIGRVFRNEGLDTRHNPEFTLMELYQAYTDYNGMMDLTENLYRHVAQEVLGTMKIIYNGVEMDLGKPFERITMVDAVKKYVGVDFNEIHTLEEARAAAREHHVEFEERHKKGDILNLFFEEFVEEHLVQPTFVMDHPIEISPLTKKKPDNPEYVERFEFFMNGWEMANAYSELNDPIDQRERFKAQEEQLAQGDEEANTTDEDFLNALEIGMPPTGGIGFGIDRMCMLLTDAAAIRDVLLFPTMKSLGGTEMSKKAEKAAPVVAETVGALVEKTDFSNVKIEPLFEEFVDFDTFAKSDFRAVKVKECEAVKKSKKLLKFVLDDGSGTDRVILSGIHEYYEPEELVGKTCIAITNLPPRPMMGMDSCGMLISAIHEVDGCEGLNLLMVDDRIPAGAKLY; the protein is encoded by the coding sequence ATGGCAGAACAGCAGAAGCAGCAAAAACAGGCGCAGGAACAGGATATTAACCAGTTGTTGAAGGTGCGCCGGGAAAAGCTGAAAGAATTGCAGGACAGCGGGAATGACCCTTTCCAGATCACGAAATATGATGTGACCTGCCACAGCCAGGATATAAAGGATCATTTCGACACCATGGAAGACCAGGAGGTTTCTGTTGCCGGGCGTATGATGAGCAAGCGTGTCATGGGCAAGGCGTCTTTTTGTAATGTGCAGGATTTAAAGGGAAGCATCCAGTGCTATGTGGCCCGTGATAATGTGGGAGAAGAGCCATACAAGGGCTTTAAGAAGCTGGATATCGGAGATATCATCGGGATTAAGGGCACTGTGTTTAAGACAAAGACAGGGGAAATCTCAATCCATGTGACCAGCGTTGTGCTGCTGAGCAAAAGTCTGCAGATTCTGCCGGAGAAATTTCATGGCCTGACCAATACAGACCTGCGCTACCGTCAGAGATACGTGGATCTGATCATGAATACAGAGGTGAAGGATACCTTTATCAAGCGTTCCAGGATCATCAGCAGCATTCGGAAATATCTGGACGGACAGGGATTCATGGAGGTAGAGACGCCCATGCTGGTGTCCAATGCGGGAGGTGCGGCAGCGCGTCCTTTTGAGACTCATTTTAATGCTTTAGATGAGGATTTTAAGCTGAGAATCTCCCTGGAGCTATACCTGAAGCGTCTGATCGTAGGCGGCATGGAACGCGTATACGAGATCGGGCGGGTGTTCCGGAATGAGGGACTGGATACCAGGCACAATCCTGAATTTACCCTGATGGAGCTGTATCAGGCGTACACGGATTATAACGGGATGATGGATCTGACGGAGAACCTGTACCGCCATGTGGCGCAGGAGGTTCTGGGGACCATGAAGATTATATATAACGGCGTTGAGATGGATCTGGGGAAACCATTCGAGAGAATCACGATGGTGGACGCGGTGAAGAAGTATGTAGGGGTGGATTTCAACGAAATTCATACTCTGGAGGAAGCCAGGGCTGCCGCGAGGGAGCACCATGTGGAATTCGAGGAGAGGCATAAAAAGGGAGATATCCTGAACCTGTTCTTTGAGGAATTTGTGGAAGAGCATCTGGTGCAGCCTACCTTCGTGATGGATCATCCAATCGAGATTTCACCGCTCACGAAGAAAAAACCGGATAACCCGGAATATGTGGAGAGGTTCGAGTTTTTCATGAATGGCTGGGAGATGGCGAATGCGTATTCTGAGCTGAATGACCCAATTGACCAGAGAGAGCGGTTTAAAGCACAGGAAGAACAGCTGGCTCAGGGAGACGAGGAAGCGAATACGACGGATGAAGATTTCCTGAATGCGCTGGAGATTGGGATGCCGCCGACAGGGGGAATCGGATTTGGAATCGACAGGATGTGTATGCTGCTGACGGACGCAGCGGCGATCAGGGATGTGTTGCTGTTCCCGACGATGAAGTCACTCGGTGGTACAGAGATGTCTAAAAAGGCAGAAAAAGCAGCTCCCGTTGTAGCTGAAACAGTAGGGGCCCTGGTTGAAAAAACTGATTTCTCCAATGTGAAAATCGAACCGCTTTTCGAAGAATTCGTCGACTTTGATACTTTTGCAAAGTCTGATTTCAGAGCTGTAAAGGTAAAAGAATGCGAGGCTGTTAAGAAGAGCAAAAAGCTTCTGAAATTTGTTTTAGATGACGGTTCAGGCACAGATAGAGTGATTTTAAGCGGTATTCACGAGTATTACGAGCCTGAAGAACTGGTTGGAAAGACTTGTATTGCAATTACAAACCTGCCTCCGAGACCGATGATGGGTATGGATTCTTGTGGAATGCTTATCTCTGCGATTCATGAAGTGGATGGGTGTGAAGGACTGAATCTGCTGATGGTGGATGACCGGATTCCGGCGGGTGCGAAGCTGTACTAA
- the greA gene encoding transcription elongation factor GreA: MEEKKNILTYAGLQRLEEELHDLKVNKRKEVAEKIKEAREQGDLSENAEYDAAKDEQRDIEARIEELEKILKNAEVVVEDEADTDKINIGCKVGVFDMEYEEEMEFSIVGSTEANSLKGKISNESPVGRALIGARVGDIVNVESPAGAMEYKVLTIERNI; the protein is encoded by the coding sequence ATGGAAGAAAAGAAAAATATATTAACTTATGCAGGTCTGCAAAGGCTGGAAGAAGAGCTTCACGACCTGAAAGTCAATAAAAGAAAAGAAGTCGCAGAGAAAATTAAAGAAGCCAGAGAGCAGGGCGACCTGTCTGAGAACGCTGAGTATGATGCTGCGAAGGACGAGCAGAGAGATATCGAAGCGCGTATCGAGGAACTGGAAAAGATTTTGAAGAATGCAGAAGTAGTCGTAGAAGACGAAGCTGATACAGATAAAATTAACATTGGATGTAAGGTCGGCGTATTTGATATGGAGTATGAAGAGGAGATGGAGTTTTCCATCGTCGGTTCCACAGAGGCCAACAGCCTGAAGGGCAAGATCTCCAATGAATCCCCGGTGGGACGCGCGCTGATCGGCGCCAGGGTGGGAGATATCGTGAACGTTGAGTCCCCCGCCGGAGCCATGGAGTATAAAGTGCTGACTATCGAAAGAAATATCTGA